AAACCACCTTGTTAGTGCCACACTCCTGCAGGGGGACAGATTTGAACAATACAAcacagcatttcctgaagatgcACTGAgcaacaccttaaaagcctatcCAGTGCTCAATCGAGGTAAGCTGAAGACAGAGCTTACTCTCATCTACAGCAAGGAAGAGTTCAAAGCCTGTTGTGGTGCTGTGGGCCTACTCCAGCTGTTTATGGAAAACCATCTAGAAGAAGTCTTTTCAGAAACTGTCACGCTCTTGAAGATCCTCATCACCACACCCATGACCACAGCAGAAGCTGAAAGGTGCTTTTTAACTCTGAAAAGAATCAAGACTTTTCTGAGAAACTCAATGACTCAGGACAGGCTGAATGCATTGGCCATGTTGTCAATGGAGAAAAGACTAGTCACAGAGATGAGTGACTTTAACAAGAATGTAATTGAGAAATTTGCAgggcagaaggaaaggagggcaaaattcatgttcatatagtgctattttttaagatttgttttgtttgtttttcatttgtttgtttgtgtgcgccCCCCTCAGTTTTTTTAGCACCAGCTGCCACTGGCACACAGCTATCTCCCTggacagctggggctgctttgcagattgCTTGGGTGAGTGTGGTAGAGATGGCGTGGATGGTGACTGGGGCTCTGGCTGGGGAACTAGGGGAAACGATTGAtgcagctgacactgggggcTCTGACGTGAGAGGCCTGCCTGACTGTGGCTCCAGAGAGTTTTCTCTTTGCGGTCCTGTGAAAAagtaagtacaccccatgattcagcagCTAACAGAACCCCCTTTAGTGGCAATAACTTTAACAGATTTTTTCTGCATgactctcacatcattgtggagaaattttggccctctcctctttaaaaTGTTGCATCAACTCACTGAATCAGgttgagatctggactttgactgggccattgtaACACCTTCATTACCTCACCcgctgactgacaggtggagggaggttatgttttcacccgtttgtttgtctgtctgtcagcaatataactcaaaaggttttgaaccaaaattgatgaaactttgtggaaatattcctcaggggcccagaacttttttttttttttttttttttttccagggtgaaagatcaaggtcaccaaaaatatttaaaaatgtaacaatttggttTGGTATTTTAAAGggtacataaactgaataaaatatatccaaactatataaaaatacaatttcatgttttacagtttttaaaagccaataaaatacatttttagtttttgtgatCCAGTAATTTATGGAGTATGACAGcattgggtggtatctattgcagtATAATGTGTGCACATTGAAAATTTGGGGCGAGTGAGGTACAGGCTCTACTGAGTGTCCTtttagttttttccttttttgtcatTCGGTTGTAAATTGTTGTGTTGCATAACCCAACTTGGGCCAAGCTGTAGCTGTCAGACTGATGGCGTCACATTCAACTTTGATATACAGATTTCATGTTcgactcaataactgcaaggAGCACAggtcctgtggttgcaaaacagGCTCAAATGCATCATCcttccacctctgtgcttgacagttgatatgaggtgtttgtgctgacatgCTTGGATCTTACCAAACATAGTGCTGTGGATTGTAGCCAAATGTCTTCAGTTTGATCTCTTCTGTCCAGCtgtgcagctttgcaaacctaagctgtgctgcatgttctttctagaaatgagaggctttctcctggcaacccttcccaAAAAACATACTTGTTCCCCTTTCTGATTGTACTCTCATGAACTTTtaaatttaacatgctaactgagcaTGCTATGTCGCTCTTGGTTTCTTTGCAATACTTTTTGAGCattgcaaagaaaaacaaatcttaTCTGCTAAATAAAATCTTTCATtcaagagcagaaaaacaggggtgggggtggtggtggtagctGCAACCAAATCTGATCATAAAAACATcacacatttacttttttttttttttcttttcactttttacattttatttcagacTCTTTGACAAAGAAGTATAAGATCAGTTTGTGCCAGAGCCACCACAAGGACGTTTTTGACAACATTAAACCTTGATAGTAGAGTGACTGAGAACATTTTAAGGCAAATACCAGTTCCATCAAATCTCATTCTCAGTACAAACTGCATTGTTATAATATGCTACACATTTAACCATCATCAAGGACCAAGCACTGTATTTTAGGCACGTGTATAAATAGGCTTTTTTGCACCTTTGGGAATCAAGAACAGACAGACCGGTGAGCGTTTACTGGACTTCCCAGGCAACTCTAGTCTGAAATGTTTAGCGTACATTTTCTCATGAAAATGTGgaaatgcattccttttagCATGTAtcaactgtattttattttacatttgattggACGGTGCAGTTGCATGGAGGTCATTCTTCTGTAGGAATCCTTCTGATGCTGGCAGTTTCTTCTCTCAGCATTTTTCAATGATCATGGCGATGCCCTGACCACCGCCGATACAGGCAGACCCGATGGCATACTTGCCTCCTCGCCGCCTGTCAGAAAGTAAGAGAATTATTCAAAGCCACTTAATATAATGTGCAGAAATCTCCTTATTATATAACATAACATGCACTAAATGAGTACACTACCTGAGCTCATGCACCAGGTGAGTAGTGATGCGTGCTCCAGAAGCCCCGAGAGGATGACCAATGGCAATAGCTCCACTGTTAACATTGCTTTTCTCCGGGTCCAGTCCTAGAGCCTTAGCAACAGCCAAATACTGAGAGGCGAACGCCTCATTCACCTGTGCAAAGGATGACACTGCTGTGTATTCACCTCTTGAATAAATACACATATGAAATGCAGTGTTGGAAAAAGTTAATTTCTTCTCTACTACATTACACAACAACCCCAGTTTCTAATGAGAAAGGTTGCTTTTTCATTAAATGCAGagagtttacaacaaggtgcaaaccactggttacactaaAGAACAGACAGGCCAGATTAGACtgtgccagaaaacatctaaaagagccggCGGAGTCTGAAAATAATCCTTGAACAGacgaaaccaagattaacttgtaccagaatcaAGTGTTTTAGAAGGAAATAAACAGATGAAGATGATGTGAAGTACACAAATCAGCTGTCAAACATGTTGGAGGCAGACTCACAAACAACAAATGAAGGCTTCTGCTGTAAAACTTAGCAGACCATCTCCAGGGAGAAACAAAGCGTTTGGTGATGTTTATGGTTCTGGATTTTCATTCAACTATTGAAAAGTAATCCTTATAGTTAAAATTGTGTTAGTTTGTCAAATTTTGAGCCTCTAAAAGTAGGaaattatgtataaaaatgtctgtaattcctcTGGGGTTTAGTTAAACCCCTTGATTTAAAGCTCAAAGtctgcattaaaataaaaacttgacTGTTTGCTTTAAAAGCCATTGTAGTGATGTAAAAaggcaacatttaaaaaaactgtgTCACTGCCCAAATGTGTATGACTTAACTGTATTTATGTGCATTCTGCTGATAACAGTCAGAAGATAATAGTACCTAAGTAAAAGATCTTGGTTCAAAAATCTTGATCTTGGTTAAAAAATCAAAcgtgctgtggtgaccccttgtgaataagggagtaaccaaaagcagcttttattttgaacctTTATCAACATAttattttcagggtttttttttttttaattactcatAATTGAATATTTTTAAGTTGTTGCATTACTTCTTTTACTTACAAAAGAATGATCATATAGTCAAAAAGTCTCTGTAACAAACCTCCACCAGATCCATGTCACTGAGAGTCAAACCGGCTTTTTTAAGAGCTTCTGTGACTGCTTGAACAGGACCTAAAATGAGTAAAGGAAAGCTGAAATTCTTATCATAAAAAAGGTTGGATAATGAATCCTTTTAATCCAAAGGGACCAGATTACATTTTTAAGACAGCAGTGTTGCTAACCTATTCCCATGATGCTTGGGTCACAGCCTATCGCATGATAGGCCACGATTCTGGCCAGGGGAGTGAGCTTGTGTTCCTTCAGAGCATCCTCACTTGCTAtcaccaaagcagcagcaccatCAGATATACCCTGGAGATGGAGAAGATAGGTTAAATTAGTAGGTTAGCTCTTGTGGTAAAAGCTGGACAATAGTCAGCACCTCAAGCATAAACTCACAGAGGCGTTAGCAGCAGTAACGGTCCCTTCCTTTTTGAAGACAGGAGGTAGTTTGGCCATTTGTTCCAGTGTGGTTTCAGGCCGAGGATGCTCATCACGAGCCATGAGCACTTTGCCTTTCTTAGTTTTCACCTCAATAGGAGCAATTTCTGCTGTGTAGTAACCACCCTCATGAGCTGTCAACAGAATGCAGTTAAAGCTTAGAGTTTAAGACTCAGCTGGCTTCAAACAGCAACTGATACTGCCCAAAATGAGGCAGACCATGAAAAGGTATCAAAAACCAGGATCTGCCTTACCTGCCTTCCACTTTTGTTGAGTCTGGTATGCATAGTTGTCACAGTCTTCTCGGGTGATCTTGTATTTCTCTGCCAGGTTTTCTGCTGTCATGCCCATTGACGTATTGACATGCAGGTCAGTCAGCCCAGCCCACAAACCATCCTCTAGCTGGCAGGCAGATGAAGAGaggtttatatttttgttaaagttCATGTCTAATACCAAAGCTTGTAATTATGGTCATGTATATTTATAACAAGTGTTCAGAGATCAGAttttagagttaaaaaaaaaaaaaaaagccaacctTTAGATCGACTCCTAATTTTACACCAAATCGTACGTTGCGAAGAGTATAGGGAGCCTGGCTCATATTCTCTGAACCTCCACAGAGTACCACCTCTGACTCCCTGAGGCAAATCTCCTACAAACACAAGTGAGAAAGTTTTAAGGAAATGGACAATCTTCTCTTAAAAGCCCTTGTAAAGTCCAGATATTATcttatatttacttttcttgttTGTATGTTGATAGAAAGACATTCAATATATCATTTTCTGCTTTGGCCAACCCCTCGTCTCTGATTTCATTTACCCTGTGCCTCATTTGTAAATACCTGTAAAAAAGTCTTTGATCTGACAgattttgttttacattaattAGTTTAGTGCTTACCTGAGCTCCACTGATGATGGACTGAAAACCAGAGCCACACAGTCTGTTCACAGTGAAAGCAGGCACTGGGATCGGTACACCGCACCTCAGACCCACATGACGAGCGATGTAAGGTGCATCAGGTGAGCTCTGACAGCAGGTAAGTAGATCAAAAAAGAATCAGTAAGAGACAACAGTAGTCAGAACATTTATAATTCATGTAACATTGTgccttttcatgcagtgttgtATGTGTGATTAGTACCTGAATGACATTTCCCACGATGACACTGTTTACAAGCTCTGGGGCCACACCCCCTGCAGCGAGGGCAGCTTTGGCTGCATGCTCAGCCAAGTCTGTTGCAGTGCGATCCTTCAGTGCTCCACCATAGGTACCAAATGGAGTGCGCTTGGCAGCTACAATAAATACacctagaaaaaaaagaagcattttagTTTAGAGTTAACACCACCGaccactgagctacagccagatTGTAGCGGGGGACAAAGAGAGAAGATTTGTGGAGGGATAATCTTTGTAAACCCAGCCATTCTGCTGCTAGTACACTTATCCATAACTTTGGTCACAAAGCTTAATATACTTGCAAGTTAACCCAGGGGttcccactgtgtgtgtgtgtgtttttaacaaaGCTGAAACTATACTATTTGGGGGgctgggggtggtggtggtgggggtgtaaTATGAAGCAGTTAAATGCATATTACAGTCAGTGGATCTCCCACTGCCCCCTGGCTGGAGCCTTGGTGGTGTTGAGCTGTCTAAGAGTAGCTATAAAGACAAATCTCAGAAGCAGCCTTGGTCAACAAGTTCAGACATGTTGACCAATATGTTTTTCATATTAATGCTTATAGTGTCTAAGTTTAAGTGTCTCTATTACTGAACTCTATAGCCCCCCATCTGTGCACAGAGTTCTGtgggatcttccaggaatggtgacaCGATGTTCCAGACAACTGATTAGTCAGTAGGTCTGCAGCATAAGTTACAATGACAGTGTGTACCTTATAAGTGATGAAACTGCAAAGCacagaaaacccagggttaaccctgaagttacttGGATAAGGTGAAATCATGCTTTGGAGTCCAGGCCTCAGCTTTTATTACTTTAGTATATGTTCCTGCTATGTCTTCATTCCTTGGATTATTTCTACTCCATGTTCCTGGATGTGGGTACTCCTCCTTGATGATCACTGCATCCAGCAGGGTGTCAAAGTGAGGGCTGAATAGCAAGGACTTTAATCCAACATCAGATTCATTAAATGGGATTTGAGGAGCAAGACATTTGTTTCAGGAAGAAGCACATTATGGTTGGCAGAGTATTTACATCTACTACATTATTTATACATAATCCTCATTACTGAAGTAGGACAGAAGATCAACTATACAACAACTATATCAATAACCATATCTTCTAAGAACTGATCAAAAAGatacagcagcattttgagtaaaaaaaacaaaacaaaacaaaacaaaaaactggttTCAAGTTCCCAGTACCTTAGTAGGAATGATCTCTATTTTGAAATGCTGTGCTGATATGCCTTTTAAAGAGACTGGACTATTGATTAATGTTTGCTACGTGTCAGGAACTGCAGGATGCTTTGACCTGAGATTGGGTTTGCACAGCACTAGGCAAACATTATAGTAACACCTGACGCATGCAGCTGGAGTCTGTTTAATGTTGAGTAATATGCCccaatttctgtttctttttttaatactccactctgcatgtgGAAACAGCACCAaaggccaccgaggaagaagccttccgccacctggctacacctagaaattctgtccatacaaattatgaacagaatcggtgacaaagggcagccctgacggagtccaacacccacaggaaatgaatccgacttattaccggctatacggaccaagctctcactgcggttgtacaaagactgaatggcccgcaacaacgggccagacaccccatactcccgcaggacctcccaaaggacaccccgagggacgcggtcgaatgccttctccaagtccacaaagcacatgtagactggttgggcaaactcccacgcacactcgaatatccttgagaggataaagagctggtccagcgttccgcgaccaggtcgaaaaccgcattgttcctcctggatccaaggttcgactaacggacggaccctcctttccagcaccctggcatagaccttaccggggaggctgaggagtgtgatcccccgaaagttggagcacaccctccggtctcccttcttaaagatggggaccaccaccccggtctgccaatccattggcactgccccagatctccacgcgatgttgcagaggcgtgtcaaccaagacagccctacaacatccagagccttcaggaactcagggcgaatctcgtccaccccaggggccctgccaccaaggagttgtttaactacctcagtgacctcacccccagtgatggtcaagtcatctccctcgtccccagactctgcttccactacagaaggcgtgtcagtgggattcaggaggtcctcgaagtattccttccaccgactatagcctcagttgaagtcagcagcaccccacccgcactataaaccgtgtgagtggcgcactgctt
This sequence is a window from Archocentrus centrarchus isolate MPI-CPG fArcCen1 chromosome 9, fArcCen1, whole genome shotgun sequence. Protein-coding genes within it:
- the LOC115785878 gene encoding 3-ketoacyl-CoA thiolase, mitochondrial — its product is MALLRGVFIVAAKRTPFGTYGGALKDRTATDLAEHAAKAALAAGGVAPELVNSVIVGNVIQSSPDAPYIARHVGLRCGVPIPVPAFTVNRLCGSGFQSIISGAQEICLRESEVVLCGGSENMSQAPYTLRNVRFGVKLGVDLKLEDGLWAGLTDLHVNTSMGMTAENLAEKYKITREDCDNYAYQTQQKWKAAHEGGYYTAEIAPIEVKTKKGKVLMARDEHPRPETTLEQMAKLPPVFKKEGTVTAANASGISDGAAALVIASEDALKEHKLTPLARIVAYHAIGCDPSIMGIGPVQAVTEALKKAGLTLSDMDLVEVNEAFASQYLAVAKALGLDPEKSNVNSGAIAIGHPLGASGARITTHLVHELRRRGGKYAIGSACIGGGQGIAMIIEKC